One segment of Erigeron canadensis isolate Cc75 chromosome 2, C_canadensis_v1, whole genome shotgun sequence DNA contains the following:
- the LOC122589947 gene encoding probable inactive purple acid phosphatase 29, with the protein MSRLRTVFLVFVFCFRMFILANTTTVQTQSLLRFDNTNGQFKILQVADMHYADGKTTPCEDVLPQQFPYCSDLNTTFFLDRMIQAEKPDLIVFTGDNIYGSDTTDPEASMDAAFAPAVVSNIPWAAVLGNHDQESTLSREGVMKYIVGMERTLSELNPPGVGYIDGFGNYNLEVNGVEGSGYEKASVLNLYFLDSGDYSTVPSIPGYGWIKPSQQFWFQQTSMELQNKSKAIGMAYFHIPLPEYAMFDSSNFTGVKQEGISSASVNSGFFTTLVEAGDVKAVFTGHDHINDFCGELTGIHLCYAGGFGYHAYGKAGWSRRARVVAVSLDKESDGSWGAVGSIKTWKRLDDEKLSVIDEQVLWIKNPSGNFIKKEKSAV; encoded by the coding sequence ATGTCGAGATTACGGACGGTCTTCCTTGTTTTTGTATTCTGCTTTCGGATGTTTATCTTAGCTAACACGACGACAGTTCAAACCCAATCTTTGTTACGTTTTGATAACACGAATGGCCAGTTCAAGATTCTGCAGGTGGCTGATATGCACTATGCCGATGGAAAAACGACACCCTGTGAGGATGTGTTGCCTCAACAGTTTCCTTATTGTTCTGATCTAAACACTACCTTTTTTCTTGATCGAATGATCCAAGCCGAGAAACCTGATCTCATTGTTTTCACTGGTGATAACATCTATGGATCTGATACAACTGATCCTGAAGCTTCAATGGATGCAGCATTTGCTCCTGCTGTTGTATCAAACATCCCGTGGGCTGCTGTGTTAGGGAATCATGATCAAGAATCTACTTTGTCAAGAGAAGGTGTCATGAAATATATTGTTGGAATGGAACGGACGTTGTCTGAGTTAAACCCTCCTGGGGTTGGATATATTGATGGTTTTGGTAATTACAATCTTGAAGTAAATGGAGTTGAAGGGTCTGGCTATGAGAAGGCCTCGGTTCTTAACTTATATTTTCTTGACAGTGGTGACTATTCTACGGTTCCTTCTATTCCTGGCTATGGATGGATTAAGCCGTCTCAGCAGTTTTGGTTTCAACAGACTTCTATGGAGCTTCAAAATAAGTCAAAAGCGATTGGGATGGCTTACTTTCATATTCCATTGCCTGAATATGCAATGTTTGACTCCTCAAATTTTACAGGTGTGAAACAAGAAGGGATTAGCTCTGCTTCTGTTAATTCGGGCTTCTTCACCACATTGGTGGAAGCAGGTGATGTGAAGGCGGTTTTCACTGGTCATGATCATATCAATGACTTTTGTGGTGAATTGACTGGAATTCATCTATGCTATGCTGGAGGATTTGGGTATCATGCATATGGGAAGGCTGGATGGTCAAGAAGGGCAAGGGTTGTTGCTGTTTCTTTAGATAAAGAGTCGGATGGTAGTTGGGGAGCGGTCGGTTCTATTAAAACATGGAAACGTCTGGATGATGAGAAGCTATCTGTTATCGATGAACAAGTACTTTGGATCAAGAATCCATCTGGAAATTTTATAAAGAAGGAAAAAAGCGCTGTTTGA
- the LOC122586815 gene encoding nodulation receptor kinase-like — MMKELNYQNLRLVTSIIILCIFIVIQSSCSQEDFVSIQSCADSKFTDPSNNITWIPDDKWFPDNQQCQDIVRPVQNGTANDHARFFNMKYGTKWCYDLPTEKGQYYLIRGTFPLEDLNASPTTTYFEVSIGITPLGRVNSSSEAVVEGIVRANHNYTNFCVLKKQGNPYVSKIELRPLDSDYGVPLSVLKLVHRIDVGNTGREIRYPQDPRDRIWKPDTNLNQNGNSTSQDTAQIIAPNGTDTPPPIKVLQTARTHSDRLEFYHNLRPGYNDYIIYLYFLELGGTVQTGQRVFDIYINDKIRETVDVMSGGSNYKAICINFTAKEFLNLTIIKASNGSQLGPICNAYEILQVRPLLQSTNQEDVDVIMNIKRELLSENQDNEVLESWMGDPCLPHSWHAVKCKQSNGAIVITKLDLSGGKFQGPLAQSITMLTHLMELNVSNNLFTGTIPVFPSSSVLTSMDLRNNNFRGSIQDSLTSLPQLTQLYYGCNKHFKKELPTSQNSSKLATDNGMCRGQKSSHPPHSIFIAAIAGAALLASGVFACVICYFKKRKMVNKRSEGKRHIMTKNAIYAIPSSKDDITLKAITIESFTLEQIESAIQQYKTLIGEGGFGSVYRGTLPDGQEVAVKVRSATSTQGTREFNNELTLLSAIRHENLVPLLGYCWENDQQILVYPFMSNGSLQDRLYGEASKRRPLDWPTRLSIALGSARGLTYLHTFSGRSVIHRDVKSSNILLDHSMCAKVADFGFSKYAPQEGDSNASLEVRGTAGYLDPEYYSTQHLSAKSDVFSYGVVLLEMITGREPLNIHRPRNEWSLVEWAKPYIRNSRIDEIVDPSIKGGYHTEAMWRVVEVALACIEPFSAYRPSMIDIVRELEDALIIENNASEYMRSMDSFGGSNRFSIERPIVILPLPTPTPSEPSSLISQPAPPQPR, encoded by the exons ATGATGAAAGAATTGAATTACCAGAATTTACGATTGGTTACAAGTATTATTATACTCTGCATCTTTATAGTGATCCAATCATCCTGTTCACAAGAAG ATTTTGTTAGTATTCAGAGTTGTGCTGATTCAAAATTCACCGATCCAAGCAACAATATAACATGGATCCCAGATGATAAATGGTTCCCTGACAATCAACAATGCCAAGACATAGTAAGACCAGTACAAAATGGTACAGCTAATGATCATGCCCGATTCTTTAACATGAAATATGGTACAAAATGGTGTTATGACTTGCCAACAGAAAAAGGTCAGTATTATCTAATCCGCGGAACATTTCCTTTGGAAGATCTGAATGCCTCCCCTACAACAACATATTTTGAAGTTTCAATTGGTATTACACCATTAGGGCGAGTTAACTCGTCAAGTGAGGCTGTAGTTGAAGGGATTGTAAGAGCTAATCATAATTATACCAACTTCtgtgtattaaaaaaacaaggAAACCCATATGTCTCCAAAATTGAATTAAGGCCATTAGACTCCGATTATGGGGTGCCTTTAAGTGTCCTCAAGCTTGTTCATAGGATTGATGTCGGAAACACGGGAAGAGAAATCAG GTACCCACAAGACCCACGTGATCGAATCTGGAAACCCGATACAAATCTGAACCAGAATGGCAATTCCACATCACAAGATACCGCCCAAATCATTGCTCCAAACGGTACAGATACGCCACCGCCTATCAAAGTACTACAAACAGCTAGAACGCATTCAGACCGTCTAGAATTTTATCATAACTTACGTCCGGGGTACAATGACTATATTATCTACCTCTATTTTCTTGAACTTGGTGGCACGGTGCAAACTGGGCAACGggtctttgatatatatatcaatgaTAAGATACGAGAGACAGTTGATGTAATGTCTGGTGGGTCAAATTATAAGGCTATTTGTATTAACTTCACAGCAAAAGAGTTTCTTAATTTGACCATAATAAAAGCTTCCAACGGATCTCAGCTGGGTCCAATTTGCAATGCTTATGAAATTTTGCAAGTTCGGCCATTGCTTCAATCTACTAATCAAGAAGATG TGGATGTGATTATGAACATAAAAAGGGAACTGTTGTCGGAGAACCAAGACAATGAGGTTTTAGAAAGTTGGATGGGTGACCCCTGTCTCCCGCATAGCTGGCATGCCGTAAAATGCAAGCAATCAAATGGGGCAATAGTCATAACTAAGCT GGATCTATCAGGTGGCAAATTTCAAGGACCACTTGCACAGAGCATTACTATGTTGACTCATCTTATGGAGCT GAATGTCAGCAACAATCTCTTCACCGGCACTATTCCCGTATTCCCATCTTCTTCAGTTCTCACCTCAAT GGACCTAAGAAACAACAACTTCAGGGGGAGCATTCAAGATTCACTTACCTCCCTTCCACAATTGACACAGTT ATACTACGGCTGCAATAAACATTTCAAGAAAGAGCTTCCTACAAGTCAAAATTCATCCAAACTCGCTACAGA CAACGGAATGTGCAGGGGACAAAAATCATCACATCCACCACACAGCATTTTTATAGCAGCAATTGCAGGCGCGGCCCTTTTAGCTTCTGGGGTATTTGCTTGCGTAATTTGCTAtttcaagaaaagaaagatggtTAACAAGAGATCAGAAGGAAAAAGACATATAATGACCAAGA ATGCAATTTATGCAATTCCAAGCAGCAAGGATGATATAACTTTAAAGGCGATAACTATAGAGAGCTTTACTCTTGAACAGATAGAAAGTGCAATACAACAATATAAAACTTTAATTGGAGAAGGGGGGTTTGGATCTGTTTACCGTGGTACTCTGCCAGATGGCCAAGAAGTAGCTGTAAAGGTCCGGTCAGCCACTTCAACACAGGGAACCCGTGAATTTAACAATGAG TTGACACTTTTATCAGCTATCCGGCATGAAAACTTGGTCCCGCTTCTTGGTTATTGCTGGGAAAATGACCAACAAATACTCGTTTATCCATTTATGTCTAATGGATCCCTACAAGATCGGCTTTATG GTGAGGCATCTAAAAGACGGCCACTTGACTGGCCTACCAGACTTTCAATAGCTCTAGGCTCTGCTCGAG GTTTAACATATCTTCATACATTCTCGGGGCGTTCAGTCATACACAGGGATGTGAAATCAAGTAACATACTTCTAGACCATAGTATGTGTGCCAAGGTGGCAGACTTTGGCTTTTCAAAGTATGCGCCTCAGGAAGGTGATAGTAATGCCTCCCTAGAAGTAAGGGGAACAGCTGGATACTTGGATCCAGA GTATTATTCAACCCAACATTTGTCTGCCAAGAGTGATGTCTTTAGCTATGGGGTTGTCCTACTTGAAATGATAACGGGCCGGGAGCCACTAAATATACATAGACCACGAAATGAGTGGAGCTTGGTCGAATGG GCAAAACCTTATATAAGGAACTCAAGAATTGATGAAATAGTTGATCCAAGCATAAAAGGAGGATATCACACAGAAGCAATGTGGAGAGTTGTGGAAGTGGCACTAGCATGTATTGAGCCATTCTCAGCTTACAGACCTTCCATGATCGATATTGTCCGTGAGCTAGAGGATGCATTGATCATTGAGAATAACGCATCTGAATACATGAGATCAATGGACAGTTTTGGAGGATCTAATCGGTTTTCCATTGAGAGACCAATTGTTATATTACCTTTACCTACACCAACTCCCTCAGAACCATCTTCTCTCATCTCACAACCTGCCCCTCCACAACCAAGATAA
- the LOC122589549 gene encoding protein BRICK 1 codes for MARAGGITNAVNVGIAVQADWENREFISHISLNVRQLFDFLVQFEATTKSKLASLNEKLDTLERRLELLEVQVSTATANPNLFKT; via the exons atggcGCGAGCAGGTGGAATAACAAACGCAGTAAATGTAGGGATAGCAGTTCAAGCTGATTGGGAGAATCGAGAATTCATTTCTCACATCTCTCTCAATGTTCGCCAACTATTTGATTTCCTTGTTCAATTCG AGGCAACAACAAAGAGCAAACTGGCATCGTTGAATGAGAAACTGGATACGTTAGAGCGTCGACTAGAATTGCTCGAAGTACAAGTTAGTACCGCTACTGCCAATCCGAATTTATTCAAGACTTGA
- the LOC122586346 gene encoding ABC transporter G family member STR2-like, whose product MSHNHKGTRHETVIEMVKPMSFSGGLEFVNLTYTVFKKKKTDEGKWVSQEADLLNRITGYAPKGSITAVMGPSGAGKSTFLDGLAGRIASGSLKGKVSLDGSEMSPSLIKRTSAYIMQDDRLFPMLTVYETLMFAADFRLGSITKAEKRQRVETLIEQLGLSSARNTYIGDEGTRGVSGGERRRVSIGVDIIHGPSLLFLDEPTSGLDSSSAQSVIEKVHNIARSGSTVVLTIHQPSSRIQLLLDHLIILARGQLMYQGSPKDVGIHLGRLGRKVPKGENPIEFLIDVIQLYDQSEYGVDALAEFVVTGKKPPHLSDDEMSFPTPTPPRPHRSSGKKFHLNQDMGFDHSVRSPWNNSKSWSQSGIIDSIKSTPSRYWNGHKKPNPARATSNYYTNSSDIVSRTPTPHSSDYSLNEDDYITPSMTADAVTYRHLGPKFSNSFFAETWVLMRRNFTNIRRTPELFLSRLVVLTIMGFMMATMFKNPGRTMQGITNRLSFFIFTVCLFFFSSNDAVPAFIQERFIFVRETSHNAYRASSYTIAGLITYLPFLLLQAAVYAGLTWFALKLEGPFMYFLIVLYVSLLSTNSFVVFVSSIVPNYILGYAAVIAFTALFFLFCGYFLNSHDIPPYWRWMNKISTMTYPYEGLLINEYQRHEVFGQTLIGTNVTGIDILQSLQIYHEKDPKWTKVYIMLGWAVLYRILFYIVLRFASKNQRS is encoded by the exons ATGAGTCATAACCATAAGGGTACCCGTCATGAGACGGTGATAGAAATGGTGAAGCCCATGAGCTTTTCTGGTGGGTTAGAGTTCGTGAACTTAACATATACGGTGTTCAAGAAAAAGAAGACTGATGAAGGGAAATGGGTGAGTCAAGAAGCCGACTTGTTGAATAGGATCACAGGATATGCACCAAAAGGGTCTATTACAGCGGTTATGGGCCCTAGTGGTGCGGGGAAATCTACTTTTCTTGATGGGCTAGCGGGGCGTATTGCAAGTGGTAGCCTTAAGGGTAAAGTGTCATTAGATGGAAGTGAGATGAGCCCGAGCttgatcaagagaacttctgcTTATATAATGCAAGATGACAGACTCTTTCCAATGCTAACTGTTTATGAAACCTTGATGTTTGCTGCTGATTTTCGGTTAGGGTCGATCACCAAGGCTGAAAAGAGGCAGCGTGTTGAGACATTAATTGAGCAACTTGGTTTGTCG tcAGCAAGGAACACATACATTGGTGATGAAGGAACACGAGGAGTTTCAGGGGGTGAACGCCGCAGAGTGTCAATTGGAGTAGACATCATCCATGGTCCATCATTGCTTTTTCTCGATGAGCCAACTTCGGGTTTGGACTCATCCAGTGCTCAAAGTGTGATTGAAAAGGTTCACAACATAGCACGATCAGGAAGCACAGTAGTTCTAACCATTCACCAGCCGTCCTCACGTATCCAACTTCTACTTGACCACCTTATTATACTGGCCCGTGGTCAACTCATGTACCAAGGATCACCCAAAGATGTGGGAATTCATCTTGGTCGATTGGGCAGGAAAGTTCCTAAAGGTGAAAACCCTATAGAGTTTCTCATTGATGTGATACAGCTATACGACCAATCTGAATATGGAGTTGATGCATTGGCTGAATTCGTAGTCACAGGTAAGAAACCTCCACATTTATCAGATGATGAAATGTCATTTCCTACCCCGACACCACCACGGCCTCATCGGAGTTCCGGAAAGAAGTTTCACTTAAATCAGGATATGGGATTTGATCATAGTGTGAGAAGCCCATGGAACAACTCCAAGTCATGGAGCCAATCAGGAATCATAGATTCGATTAAATCAACTCCATCACGTTATTGGAATGGTCACAAGAAACCGAATCCAGCAAG GGCAACCTCTAACTACTACACAAACTCGAGTGACATCGTATCAAGAACCCCGACTCCACATAGCAGTGACTACTCACTGAATGAAGATGACTACATCACCCCATCAATGACTGCAGATGCTGTAACGTACCGCCATTTAGGCCCAAAATTTTCAAACTCTTTCTTTGCAGAAACATGGGTTTTGATGCGTAGAAATTTTACAAACATTAGGCGAACCCCTGAGCTGTTTCTATCACGGCTCGTGGTATTGACCATAATGGGTTTTATGATGGCTACCATGTTCAAGAACCCCGGAAGGACAATGCAAGGGATTACCAATAGACTCAGTTTCTTCATCTTCACTGtttgtctttttttcttctcctcAAACGATGCGGTGCCTGCATTTATTCAAGAACGATTCATATTTGTCCGGGAGACTTCTCATAATGCATACAGGGCCTCTTCTTACACCATTGCAGGTCTGATCACTTACCTTCCGTTTCTCCTACTCCAGGCTGCAGTTTACGCAGGTCTCACATGGTTTGCATTGAAGCTCGAAGGCCCGTTTATGTACTTCTTGATAGTTCTTTATGTTTCTCTGCTTTCCACCAATTCATTTGTGGTGTTCGTGAGTTCGATAGTCCCAAATTACATTCTCGGGTATGCTGCAGTTATTGCTTTCACAGCTCTATTCTTCTTGTTTTGTGGGTATTTCTTGAACAGTCATGATATTCCCCCTTACTGGAGATGGATGAATAAGATATCCACAATGACATATCCTTATGAAGGGCTTTTGATTAATGAGTATCAGAGGCATGAAGTATTCGGGCAGACCCTTATTGGGACAAATGTAACTGGAATCGATATCCTGCAATCCCTGCAGATTTATCACGAGAAAGATCCAAAATGGACAAAGGTTTACATAATGTTGGGATGGGCAGTTCTATATAGGATCTTGTTCTACATAGTACTTCGTTTTGCCTCCAAGAATCAAAGGTCATAA